The window TCTACCTGGCGCTCATCACCATCGCCCTGGGGTCCTTCGTCATCGCTCTGAACACGGGCCGGGAGGCGATCGAAAACATGGTGGTATTCATGCACGCCATGCTGCCGGTGATGCTGACGTTGCTGTGCGCGGTGGGCGGGTTTGCTTCGGCGGCGCTGGTCCACCCGCTGATCGTGATTGTGATGAACGCCGCGGCCAACGTGGTCAAAAACGTGGTTTTCCCCCTGATTTTCTTTTCCGCCGTCCTGGGAATGATCAGTCACCTGGCCACCGGGTTCTCCCTCTCCCGGTTGGCCGATTTCCTGCGGTATGTGGGCCTGGGGGTAATGGGCGTATTGACCACGGTCTTCCTCGGGGTATTGACCATTCAGGGCGTCGCCGGCGCGGTGACCGAGGGCATCGCCTTCCGGACGGCCAAGTACGCCTCTCAGGCCTTCCTGCCGATCGTGGGCAAGATGTTTTCGGACGCGATGGAGATGATCGTGGGCTCGTCCCTGCTGGTGAAAAACGCCGTGGGCCTGGCCGGATTGCTGCTGATCTTTTTGATGGCCCTTTTTCCCCTCCTCAAGATCATCGTTCTGATTGTCATCTACAAACTGGCGGCCGCGCTGGTCCAACCGCTGGGGGAGTCCAGGCTGTCGGACTGCCTGAACACCCTGGGCAACGGCATTGTCGCCGTTTTCGGCGTGGTGGCCACCTGTGCGCTGTTGTTCTTTTTTGCGCTGGCCTTGATGACCGGACTCGGGAACCTGACCGTCATGCTGCGGTAGGAGAGGATGTAAACAGCATGTACCCCTATGTGATGCGAAAGAACCTGACCGTCACGCTGCAGCAGGAGGAGGTGGTGGCGCGCCTTGGATGCGCTGGAGAGTCTGGTTCGTGAACTCGTGGTTCTCGTCATCCTGGCCGTGGTCCTGGAACTGCTGCTGCCGGAAGGGGACCTGCGCCGGTACGTCCGGATGGTCCTGGGGCTTTTGATCATCGTGGCGGTCTTGCAGACGGCGGTGGGCTTCTGGAACCGGGATCTGGCCGCCGACCTCTCGTGGGTCACGCTCAGCCGGCCCGACCAGGAAGGGACCCGGGAAATCATCCGGGAAGGGGAACGGCTTTGGCAGTTGGGGCAGACCCAGGCCATGACCGAATACGAGGAGGGATTGGCCCGGCAAATCCGGGCCCTGGCCGGGCTGAATCAGGAGGTGGCCGTGGCGGACGTTGACGTGCGTTTCGCACCAGGAAGGACGGCCGGGGAACCCGGACGCCTGGAGGAGGTGATCCTGATCCTGGGCGGAGAGCACGGGGGTGCGGCGGAGGTGCCGGTCGGCGCCCAGCTTGGAAGCCGGCCCGCGCCCGATCCGGAAGCGGTGGCGAGGCTCCGCGGTTTGGTGGCCGACTTCTACGGCCTAACTCCCGAACAGGTTAAGGTGCGGCAATGATTTATTCCATGGAGGGATGATAACGGTGAAACTGAGTGATTTGATGGCCGGCGCGACCGGTGGCGGCTCCAAAAAACACCAGAAAGTCGTTCTGTTGTTGTTGGCCGCCCTGGGAGTGTTTCTGCTGCTTTTGGGCCACCTTGACCTCGGCGCGTCGCGGCCCGCGGTGCCCGTGGACGCGCTCGCGCCGACGGAGCCGGAGGGCTCGCCGCCCAAGGCCCGCTTGCAGATCCAATCCGAAGAGGAGTACCTGGCGCGCACGCTGGAGGTGATGCTCCGCCAGATTTCCGGCGCGGGCCTGGTGGACGTGGTCGTCCGGCTGGAGGAATCGACCACCTCCGAATACGCGCTCAACCAGACCATCGGCCGCAGAGTGACCGACGAGAAAGACCCGGCCGGGTCAGTCCGGGTGACCACGGAGGAGAACGATACCGGCAATTTGGTGGTGGTCCGGGGGGATGGGGGATCCGAAACGCCGGTGGTGGAGCGGGAAACAGCGCCCCGCGTGGCCGGCGTCCTGGTGGTGGCCGAGGGGGCCCGGAACCCGCAGATCAAGGCGGAACTCTTCCGGGCCACCCGGGTGGCCTTGGGAGTGGAACCGCACCGGATTCTGGTGCTGCCCAAAAAGTTGTAAGGGGGAGCGGTGGTGAAATTCTGGATTTTGGAGCGCAGATTCCTAGGGCTAGGGGTTGTGAGCCTGTTGGTCCTGACCTCAATCCTGGTTGCGGCCTGGGTGTTGCGGCCGGCTGGTGTTTTGCGGGAGCCGGTTTCCGAACCCGGGCCGCCGCCGCGGCCGGAGGCCGTGACCCCGGCGGCCGGTGAACCGGCGGCGGAAACGGAAGCACCCAACGGCTCCGAAGCGGATGATTTTCGCCGGGCCCGGACCGACTTCTTCGTTGAGTACCGCCTGGAGCGGGAAATGTCCCGGGGGCGGCAGGTGGAATTGCTGAAAACGGTGGCGCAGGATCCCGGCGCCGACGAGACTCAGCGGGCGGCGGCCCAGGAGCGGCTGCTCCAGATCACCCGCGACCTGGAACGGGAAACCAGCCTGGAGAATATCCTGCGAGCGAAAGGGTTCCGTGACGCGGTGGTTTTCTTTCAGGAGAAAAGGGCCACCGTGGTCGTGCCCGATCTGACCTCCGAGGAGCAGGCGCGCGGGATCATCAACCTGGCGGTGCGCGGGGCGGGAATTATGCCCGAGGACGTGATGGTGATCGGCCATCCAGGCGAATTTGGGCCATAATTACCCCATTCGGTGGTACAAAGGCAAAAAACCTCTTGTTTTTTGTATACTTATGTTCCGCCTATTTCCAAAACCCGCCGGGCTCCGTTATAATCAAGTCACGCCGGATACGGCGCGCAAGCGGGTTTTGCCAGGGGCGGGAGGGATAATCAGCGGACCAACTCGGAAGTGTCCACGCCCTCCTGTTCAGGTTTTGCCAATGGCGGGAGGGATAATCAGTTGTCTGTTTTGCGGATTACGGACACCACTTTGCGGGACGGCCACCAGAGCTTGTGGGCGACGCGGATGCGCACCGCGGACATGCTGCCGATCATCGAGAAAATTGACGCGGTGGGTTATCATTCGCTGGAGGTTTGGGGCGGGGCCACCTTTGACGTGTGCCTGCGCTACCTGAACGAGGACCCCTGGGAGCGCCTGCGGCTGATCAAAAAACGCGCGCGGAACACGCCTTTGCAGATGCTCTTGCGCGGTCAATCCCTGGTCGGGTACGCCCACTACCCGGACGATGTCGTCGAGGCCTTTGTGCACCGGATGGTGGTCAATGGGATCGACATCATTCGGGTATTCGACGCATTAAACGATGTCCGCAATATGACCACCGCGGTGCGGGCGGGCAAGCAGGCGGGGGCACATGTGCAGGCGGCGGTGGTCTATACGGTCAGCCCGGTGCACACCACCGAGCATTTTCTCCGGACCGCCCTGGACTTCGCCGAACTCGGGGCCGATTCCATCTGCATCAAGGACATGGCCGGGCTGTTGGCCCCCTACAAGGCCTTTGAACTGGTGAGCCTTTTTAAGAAAGAGCTTCGGTTGCCGGTGCAATTGCACTGCCACTATATCGGCGGCATGGCCGTCGGCGCCTATCTGAAGGCGGCCGAGGCCGGAGTCGACGTCATCGACACGGCTTCCGTGCCGTTGGCCTTCGGCGCCTCGCAACCCCCGGTCGAGACCGTGGTGCGGGCCCTGCGGGAAACCCCCTACGACACGAAATTGCGGATCCGGGTCTTGTTCGAGATCGCCGAGTATTTTGAGGAGCTGAGGCGCCGGGAAGGTTATGACCGCGGAGTAACCCGGATTCACGACATGCGGGTGTTTGACCACCAGGTTCCCGGGGGCATGATTTCGAACCTGGTTTCCCAGCTTGAAGAACAGAAATCGCTGCACCGGCTGGAGGAAGTGCTGGCCGAGATACCGCGGGTGCGGGCGGAACTGGGCTACCCCCCGCTCGTGACTCCCACCAGCCAGATCGTCGGCACTCAGGCCGTCTTGAACGTGCTGACCGGGCAACGCTACAAGTTGGTGCCGGGCGAGGTCAAGAGCTACGTCCAGGGCCTCTACGGAAAACCGCCCGGGGAGCTCAATCCGGAAGTCATGCGCGACATCCTGGGGGACAGCGAGCCGATTACTTGCCGCCCGGCCGACTTGTTGGCGCCCAGGCTGGAAAAAATGAGAAAGGAAATCGGCGCGCTCGCCGAAAGCGAGGAAGACGTTTTATCGTACGCCCTGTTCCCGCAAGTGGCCAAGAAGTTCCTTGAGGCCCGCCTGAAGGGAGAACTGCACCCGGCGGCGCCGGAAAAGAAGGAGAATCGGCCCGGCCCGGCTAATAGGCCAGATGCAGTGAAGGGCAAGGAGGCAAGAAGCATGAACTTGGAAGAGATCAGGGAACTGGTCAGGCTGCTGGACCGGACCGACATCAAGGAATTCTGCCTGGAAAGCCAGGGAATCAAGATTGTGATCAAAAAGGGCGGCACCGGAGCAGAAAACCGTCCTCAAGACCAGGCCGCCCCGCCGGAGGGGGAATCCGGGCCTTCGATCCAGGCGCCGCCGTCCTTACCGCCGGCGAACACGGTCATGGTTAAGGCGCCGATGGTGGGCACGTTTTACAGTTCACCGGCTCCGGACGCGCCGCCCTACGTCGAGGTGGGTTCCAAGGTGCGGGAAGGCCAGGTGCTGTGCATCATTGAGGCAATGAAATTGATGAACGAGATTGAGGCGGAAACCGCCGGCGAGATCGCCGATATCCTGGTTGGGAACGGGCAGCCGGTGGAATACGGGCAGCCGCTGTTTGTGATCGCCCCCAAATAAAAAAGCCTCGAGGAGAATTAGATGGAGAAAGTACTGATTGCGAATCGGGGAGAGATCGCGCTCCGAATTATTCGCGCCTGCCGCGAACTGGGCCTGGAAACGGTGGCTGTCTATTCGGAAGCCGACCGCGACAGCCTGCCGGTGCGGCTGGCGGACCAGGCGTACTGCATTGGCCCGGCGGACGTTACCCGCAGCTACCTGAACATCGCCGCCATCATCAGCGCCGCCGAACTGTCCGGGGCCGACGCCATCCATCCCGGATACGGTTTTTTGGCCGAAAACGCCCACTTCGCCGAAGTTTGTGAAAGCTGCGGCCTCACTTTTATCGGGCCGCCGGTCGAGGCCATCGCGAAAATGGGGGCCAAGGCGGAGGCCCTGGAAGTGGTCCGGAAAATGGGTGTGCCCATTGTACCCGGATCGGGCGGGCCGGTGGACGGGGTCAACCACGCCCTGGCGGTGGCCGAGGAAATCGGTTATCCCGTCCTGATCAAGGCTTCCGCCGGTGGCGGCGGGCGCGGAATGCGGGTGGCCCACAATAAGTCCGACCTGTCCCGGGCCCTGCAGGCCGCCCAGGGCGAAGCCCAGAAGGCGTTCGGCAGCGGCGTCGTGTACCTGGAGAAGTATGTCGAGGAGCCGCGTCACATCGAGATCCAGGTTTTCGGGGACCGGCACGGCAGTATCCTGTCCCTCGGGGAGCGGGACTGCTCCATCCAGCGGCGGAACCAGAAACTGCTTGAAGAAGCCCCGTCCACCGCCCTGACCCCGGAGCTGCGCCGGCAGATCGGGGAGGCGGCCGTGCGGGCCGCGCAGGCCGTGGGTTACTACAACTCCGGCACGGTGGAGTTCCTGCTGGACCGTGAAAACCGGTTCTACTTCATCGAAATGAACACGCGCATACAGGTTGAACACCCGGTTACGGAAATGGTGACCGGTCTGGACCTGGTCAAGGAACAGATCCGGGTGGCCGCCGGGGAAAATCTGTCGTTCGGTGAGCAGGACGTCAAGATCAACGGCTGGGCGATCGAGTGCCGGATCAACGCCGAGGACCCTTGGGCGAACTTCGGGCCGCGGGCGGGCCGGATCACGGCTTACCTCCCGCCGGGCGGACCGGGGATCAGGGTGGACAGCGCGGCCTATCCCGGCGTTGAAGTGTCTCCGTATTACGATTCACTGATCGCCAAGCTGGTGGCCTGGGGAAGGGACCGGGACGAGGCCATCGAGCGGGCCGAGCGGGCACTGGCCGAATTCGTGGTTGAGGGAGTACCGACCACGATACCGTTTCACCAACGGGTGTTGTCCAACGCCTTTTTCCGGAGGGGGGAGGTCTACACCAATTTTGTCCAGCGGCGCATTTTCCCTTGAGGACAAACCCTGGAATTCATAGGCAGGAAACCGGTTGTATTAGATTCTGGTTCTGGTATATAATAACAAGAAACCAGAACATTTCAGGAGGTGCTAGTGAATGGCTGATCATGTTACCGAAGTCAAGGGAGAAATGGGGGCCGTACGGATTGCCAACGAAGTGGTGGCCATTGTGGCCAGCTTGGCCGCGATTGAGGTTCCGGGCCTGTCCGGAATGAGCGGCGGGGTGGTCGGCGGCATTGCCGAACGGTTGGGCCGCAAGAATTTGTCCAAAGGGGTCAAGGTTGAAGTCGGGGAAAGGGAAGCGGCCATTGACCTGTACGTGATCGTCGACTTTGGGGTCCGCATTCCGGATGTCGCCACCCAGGTTCAAACCAGCGTCAAGCGGGCCGTGGAAACCATGACCGGTTTGAAGGTGGTGGAGGTCAATGTGCATGTTCAGGGTGTCGCCTTCGCCAAGGAGGAAGAGCCGGAGGAAGTAGAAACACGGGTCCGGTAGCACCAAGGAGGTTGAAACATGGGGCCGTTTGACCGCAGCCTGTTGGCGATCTACGCCCTGGCTGTGTCGGCAGGCATCGTCGTCGGGATTTTCGTTCTCACCGGGGTTCTGGCCCCAACACAACTGGAGACGTTCCTTCGCCCGGAACACAACGCGCTGGCGACGGGTGTTCTGGGCGTCTTTCTTTTGGCGGGACTGCGGCTCCTGGGGGTCAGCCTGCGCCGGAAAAAGGAAAGCCAGGCCATTGTGGACGAAAGCGCTCTCGGACAGGTGCGGGTGTCGCTGACCGCTCTTGAGAACCTGATTGACAAGATTGTGTCGCCGGTGCCCGGGATTCGGGAGGTGCGGCCCAAGGTCGGTCCCGAGAACGGAGGCATCGGGATCCGCCTGAAGGTGGTCGCCAGTCCCGACATAAACGTGCCCGAGACATCACGAGCGATCCAGCAGTTGGTGCAGGATCAGATCCGTGAGGTCACCGGCCTCACGGTCAATCGGATAAAAATTGAAGTAGAGAACTTTGCCGTTTCGAAGGGCCGGGTGGAGTAACGAGGTGGATGCGCTTTGTTGACAAGACTGATCGAGGTTCTGGACGGACACTGGGGCAAGGTCGGCGGCGTCGTCCTGGGACTCCTTTTCGGATGGTTCGCGATCAGCTACGGGCTCTGGCGGGCCTTGTTCGTGGCGTCAATGGCGGTTTTGGGCTATTTCATCGGCAAGCAGGTGGACGAACGCACTGACTGGGATAAGCTTTTGCACCGCTTCCGGGGCGGCCGCTAGGTGGCCGGTTTGAAGAGACGGCGTCAAAGAGAGACTGCCTTGCAGGTCCTTTTCCAGGCGGAAGTCGCCCGCACTTCCGGAGAGCGAGCCTTTGAGCGGACGCTGGAGTTGTTCGGCCTGAATGACGGGGATTTCGCCTACGCCCGCGAACTGGTGGACGGCGTTTTGGCGCAAGTGGATCAGCTCGACCGGGTGATCTCCCGGGTGAGCCACGAATGGCGGTTGGAGCGGATGGCCAACGTGGACCGGAATATCATCCGCCTGGCGCTCTACGAAGTATTCTTCCGTGACGACATACCGGCTAACGTCGCCGTTAATGAGGCGCTCGAGTTGGCCAAGACATTCGGGACGGATGATTCGCGGCGTTTTGTGAACGGTATTCTGGGCAAAGTGGTGGAAGAGCCGGAACAATACCGGCCGGAATAGCCCCGTACCTGAGGCGCGGACGTGGTAGACATCGGCTCCGGAGCAAACGGGTTTTAGACGGCGAAACCGGTTGCCACAGAGAAAGGATTCTGAATTCTGATCCCAGCAGGGTTCGGTGGCGCGCCAATGCGAATTGTCACTGTGCGGGAATTGACCGGGCACATCAAAGAGCGCCTGGAATCCGATCCTTTCCTGGCCCACGTTTGGGTGCGAGGCGAAGTCTCGGCTTATAGCCGCCATCCGTCGGGCCATCTCTATTTCTTTCTCAAAGATGAAGCCGCCCGCATCCGGGTGGTGATGTTTCGCTCGCAGGCCTCCCGCCTGGGGGTTCCCCTCGAGAACGGGACGATGGTGGTGGTGCGCGGGTACCTGGGGGTCTACGAGCGCAACGGGGAGTACCAGCTCTACGCCCAAGGCGCGGAGGCCGAAGGTGCCGGAAAGCTGCACACCGCCCTGGAACGCCTGAAGGAGAAGTTGCAGAGCGAGGGGCTTTTTGACCCGGCCCGCAAGCGGCCGCTGCCGGCCCTGCCGGACACGGTGGGGGTGGTCACCTCTCCGGTGGGTGCGGCCTTTAAGGATATCCTCACGGTAATGAGCCGGAGGTGGCCGCTGGCGCGGGTGCTTTTGGCCCCGGTATCCGTGCAGGGGGAGACGGCTCCCTACGAAATCGCGCAGGCCATCCGCGCCTTGAACGGAATCGGCGGGGTGGATGTGCTTATTGTCGGCCGCGGAGGCGGCGCGCCGGATGAACTGGCGGCCTTCAACACCGAAGTGGTGGCGCGGGCCATGTTTGAGTCCGGGATACCGGTGGTGTCGGCCGTAGGTCACGAAAAGGACGTTTCGGTGGCCGACCTGGTGGCCGACTGGCGTTCCCCCACCCCTTCGGCGGCGGCGGAGGCGGTGGTCCCCGATCAACGGGCGGTATATGAGCGTCTGGCGGCATTGGAGATCCGCTTGGGCCGTGCGGTCCGTCACCGCTTGGTCGTTAACCGGGTCCGGCTGGACGCCTTGCGGCGGAGGCCGTTGATGGCGAACCCCGGTCTGTTGTGCGAGCGCCGGCGGCAGGCGGTGCTGGGCCTCGAAGAGCGCTTGGCCGGGGCGATCAGCCGGCGGATCCGGGAAGGACGGTCCCGGCTGGCGGTGCTTTCCGGCCGGCTGGAGGCCTTGAGCCCCCTGCAGATCCTGGCGCGGGGGTACAGTATCTGCCGGCGGACCGACGGGCGGATCATCCGGGACGCGGACGGCGTTTCTCCGGGAGAGCGGGTGGTTGTTTTGCTCCACGCGGGAGGACTTTCCTGCCTGGTGGAAGAAACATTCCGCGAGCCGGAATCCGCACCCGGAGCCGGCCGGAAACCTAAGGGCGGGGCTCCGCGGCCGGACGGATGAGCCCGGCTTTTGAAGGCCGGCCGAGCGAGCCTTGTGGGAAGTGATGAGCCGGGCTTTTTGCAGGAGGAGGAAACCTGGCGTTCAATGACTACACTTCTGGACGGAAAAGCGGTAGCGGCGGTGATCCGTCAGGAAATAATCACGATTGTGGGCGAATACTCCCGGATGGGCCTCCGGCCGCGACTGGATGCCGTGCTGGTGGGCGACGATCCGGGATCGGTGCACTACGCCCGGGCCAAGCAGCGGGTGGCGGAAAGCCTAGGTGTCGAGTTCAGGCTGCACCAATACCCCGGCACAACCAATGACGGTGAGCTTCTGGAAGGGCTGCACGCTTTGAATACCGACGCCGCGGTGCACGGGATTATTCTTGAGTTGCCGCTGCCGCGCCACCTGAACCGGATACGGGTCCTGGAGGGAGTTGCGCCGGTCAAGGATGTGGACGGGGTGCATCCCTTGAACAGAGGCCGCCTGGTGTCGGGGATCGAGGGCCTCTACCCGGCCACCCCCTTGAGTTGTCTCGAGATTCTGCGGGCCTATGGAATAGAGATTGCGGGCCGGCACGCGGTGGTTGTCGGGCGGGGTGAAACTGTCGGCAAGCCCTTGGTTTTTCTGTTGCTGCGCGAAAACGCGACGGTAACGGTCTGTCACACGCAAACGGCGGACTTGGCCGGACACACCCGGCAGGCCGACTTGCTGGTGACCGCGGCCGGGAGCCCCGGACTGATCGGGGCGGACATGGTCAAACCGGGAGCGGTGGTGCTGGATGCCGGGATCTGCGCGGTGGACGGGGGCATCCGGGGGGACGTGCAGTTCGAAGCGGTCCGCAAGATGGTCTCGGCGATCACGCCGGTTCCCGGCGGGATAGGCAGTGTCACGACCGTGCTGGTGTTGAAAAACTTGCTGCAGGCGATGAAGATGCAAGGTGCTGACGGCGGGGGAGAATGATGGATTATCGTGGCTGGTCGTTGGGCGAGTTTCTGGAGCGTGCCGGATCAGGAGACCCGGCACCGGGGGGCGGCAGCGCGGCCGCGTTGGCGGGGGCGCTGGGGGCGGCGATGGCGTCGATGGTCGCCGAACTGACTTATACGCGGGCGCGTTACCGGGATGTGGAGCCCGAGATACGGGCCGTCTTAAAGGAAGCGGGGGGGCTCTGCCGGGAACTCCTGGCCCTGGCGGGCGAGGATGCCGCCGCTTTTACGCGGCTGCTCGAAACCTATAAAATGGCGCGGAATACCGACCAGGAGCGGGAAGAACGCCGGAAAGCCATTCAGTCCGCCCTCGGCCGGGCGGCGGAAGTCCCGCTGGAGGTGGCGCGGGCGGGATTGGGGACTCTCAGGCTGGCTGAACGCCTGGCGGCCGTCGGCAGCGAGCAGGCGCTGAGTGACGCCGGGGTGGCGGCCTACCTGGCGGCGGCCTCCGTAAGAAGCGCAGTGATGAACGTTCTGATCAACACCCGCCAAATGGAGGAGCGCACGGTGGTTGAGCGGTTGCTGCGGGAAACGAAGCGCCTCGGCGACCAGGCGGCCGAGATGGAAAAATCCGTCGAGCGGACTGTGATCCGCCGGCTCGGACTTGTGCCGGGGGGAGCGTCGGGGGAGTGAGCGGTAAAACTTTTGAGGAGGCGCTGCGGCGCCTGGAGGAGATCGTACAGCTTCTGGAGAGGGGCGAAATGCCGCTCGAGGAGGCATTGGGCCTTTTTGCAGAGGGGGTGGAGCTGGCTCACGCCTGTCACGGGATGCTTGATTCGGCCGAACAGCGGCTGGAGGTGTTGGCGCGGGACGGTCGCGGCCGTAGCCGGCCGGCGAATGGAGGCGGAGAATTTTGAGCCGGTTTCTCGATATGCTGGCGAAAAAGGCGAATCTGATCGATGAGGCGCTGCATTCATACCTGCCTCCGGCGTCCGAGGCTCCCCCGGTCATTCACGAGGCGATGCGTTACAGCGTATTCGCCGGCGGAAAGCGGCTGCGGCCGGCTCTGACTCTCGCCGCCGCGCAAGCCGTGCACGCTCCGGAAAGACTGGTGCTCCCGGCGGCCTGTGCGGTCGAGCTGATCCACACGTACTCACTGATTCATGATGACCTGCCCGCAATGGACAACGACGACTTGAG of the Bacillota bacterium genome contains:
- the spoIIIAE gene encoding stage III sporulation protein AE, whose translation is MWRGLCAGLLVILLFGVPGLSWAESPGAGDDLFSELDLRQVDEAAGVLRAEIDAALPDMDFKTLAVSLARGDLGYTPGDLAAALWRYFFREVLANAALLGKLVVLAVICAVLQNISGAFEKSTTSRMAYTAVYLALITIALGSFVIALNTGREAIENMVVFMHAMLPVMLTLLCAVGGFASAALVHPLIVIVMNAAANVVKNVVFPLIFFSAVLGMISHLATGFSLSRLADFLRYVGLGVMGVLTTVFLGVLTIQGVAGAVTEGIAFRTAKYASQAFLPIVGKMFSDAMEMIVGSSLLVKNAVGLAGLLLIFLMALFPLLKIIVLIVIYKLAAALVQPLGESRLSDCLNTLGNGIVAVFGVVATCALLFFFALALMTGLGNLTVMLR
- a CDS encoding stage III sporulation protein AF → MDALESLVRELVVLVILAVVLELLLPEGDLRRYVRMVLGLLIIVAVLQTAVGFWNRDLAADLSWVTLSRPDQEGTREIIREGERLWQLGQTQAMTEYEEGLARQIRALAGLNQEVAVADVDVRFAPGRTAGEPGRLEEVILILGGEHGGAAEVPVGAQLGSRPAPDPEAVARLRGLVADFYGLTPEQVKVRQ
- a CDS encoding SpoIIIAH-like family protein, with the protein product MVLTSILVAAWVLRPAGVLREPVSEPGPPPRPEAVTPAAGEPAAETEAPNGSEADDFRRARTDFFVEYRLEREMSRGRQVELLKTVAQDPGADETQRAAAQERLLQITRDLERETSLENILRAKGFRDAVVFFQEKRATVVVPDLTSEEQARGIINLAVRGAGIMPEDVMVIGHPGEFGP
- the accB gene encoding acetyl-CoA carboxylase biotin carboxyl carrier protein produces the protein MSVLRITDTTLRDGHQSLWATRMRTADMLPIIEKIDAVGYHSLEVWGGATFDVCLRYLNEDPWERLRLIKKRARNTPLQMLLRGQSLVGYAHYPDDVVEAFVHRMVVNGIDIIRVFDALNDVRNMTTAVRAGKQAGAHVQAAVVYTVSPVHTTEHFLRTALDFAELGADSICIKDMAGLLAPYKAFELVSLFKKELRLPVQLHCHYIGGMAVGAYLKAAEAGVDVIDTASVPLAFGASQPPVETVVRALRETPYDTKLRIRVLFEIAEYFEELRRREGYDRGVTRIHDMRVFDHQVPGGMISNLVSQLEEQKSLHRLEEVLAEIPRVRAELGYPPLVTPTSQIVGTQAVLNVLTGQRYKLVPGEVKSYVQGLYGKPPGELNPEVMRDILGDSEPITCRPADLLAPRLEKMRKEIGALAESEEDVLSYALFPQVAKKFLEARLKGELHPAAPEKKENRPGPANRPDAVKGKEARSMNLEEIRELVRLLDRTDIKEFCLESQGIKIVIKKGGTGAENRPQDQAAPPEGESGPSIQAPPSLPPANTVMVKAPMVGTFYSSPAPDAPPYVEVGSKVREGQVLCIIEAMKLMNEIEAETAGEIADILVGNGQPVEYGQPLFVIAPK
- the accC gene encoding acetyl-CoA carboxylase biotin carboxylase subunit, which encodes MEKVLIANRGEIALRIIRACRELGLETVAVYSEADRDSLPVRLADQAYCIGPADVTRSYLNIAAIISAAELSGADAIHPGYGFLAENAHFAEVCESCGLTFIGPPVEAIAKMGAKAEALEVVRKMGVPIVPGSGGPVDGVNHALAVAEEIGYPVLIKASAGGGGRGMRVAHNKSDLSRALQAAQGEAQKAFGSGVVYLEKYVEEPRHIEIQVFGDRHGSILSLGERDCSIQRRNQKLLEEAPSTALTPELRRQIGEAAVRAAQAVGYYNSGTVEFLLDRENRFYFIEMNTRIQVEHPVTEMVTGLDLVKEQIRVAAGENLSFGEQDVKINGWAIECRINAEDPWANFGPRAGRITAYLPPGGPGIRVDSAAYPGVEVSPYYDSLIAKLVAWGRDRDEAIERAERALAEFVVEGVPTTIPFHQRVLSNAFFRRGEVYTNFVQRRIFP
- a CDS encoding Asp23/Gls24 family envelope stress response protein, which translates into the protein MADHVTEVKGEMGAVRIANEVVAIVASLAAIEVPGLSGMSGGVVGGIAERLGRKNLSKGVKVEVGEREAAIDLYVIVDFGVRIPDVATQVQTSVKRAVETMTGLKVVEVNVHVQGVAFAKEEEPEEVETRVR
- the amaP gene encoding alkaline shock response membrane anchor protein AmaP; the encoded protein is MGPFDRSLLAIYALAVSAGIVVGIFVLTGVLAPTQLETFLRPEHNALATGVLGVFLLAGLRLLGVSLRRKKESQAIVDESALGQVRVSLTALENLIDKIVSPVPGIREVRPKVGPENGGIGIRLKVVASPDINVPETSRAIQQLVQDQIREVTGLTVNRIKIEVENFAVSKGRVE
- a CDS encoding DUF2273 domain-containing protein; translation: MLTRLIEVLDGHWGKVGGVVLGLLFGWFAISYGLWRALFVASMAVLGYFIGKQVDERTDWDKLLHRFRGGR
- the nusB gene encoding transcription antitermination factor NusB, which codes for MKRRRQRETALQVLFQAEVARTSGERAFERTLELFGLNDGDFAYARELVDGVLAQVDQLDRVISRVSHEWRLERMANVDRNIIRLALYEVFFRDDIPANVAVNEALELAKTFGTDDSRRFVNGILGKVVEEPEQYRPE
- the xseA gene encoding exodeoxyribonuclease VII large subunit, translated to MRIVTVRELTGHIKERLESDPFLAHVWVRGEVSAYSRHPSGHLYFFLKDEAARIRVVMFRSQASRLGVPLENGTMVVVRGYLGVYERNGEYQLYAQGAEAEGAGKLHTALERLKEKLQSEGLFDPARKRPLPALPDTVGVVTSPVGAAFKDILTVMSRRWPLARVLLAPVSVQGETAPYEIAQAIRALNGIGGVDVLIVGRGGGAPDELAAFNTEVVARAMFESGIPVVSAVGHEKDVSVADLVADWRSPTPSAAAEAVVPDQRAVYERLAALEIRLGRAVRHRLVVNRVRLDALRRRPLMANPGLLCERRRQAVLGLEERLAGAISRRIREGRSRLAVLSGRLEALSPLQILARGYSICRRTDGRIIRDADGVSPGERVVVLLHAGGLSCLVEETFREPESAPGAGRKPKGGAPRPDG
- a CDS encoding bifunctional 5,10-methylenetetrahydrofolate dehydrogenase/5,10-methenyltetrahydrofolate cyclohydrolase, which encodes MTTLLDGKAVAAVIRQEIITIVGEYSRMGLRPRLDAVLVGDDPGSVHYARAKQRVAESLGVEFRLHQYPGTTNDGELLEGLHALNTDAAVHGIILELPLPRHLNRIRVLEGVAPVKDVDGVHPLNRGRLVSGIEGLYPATPLSCLEILRAYGIEIAGRHAVVVGRGETVGKPLVFLLLRENATVTVCHTQTADLAGHTRQADLLVTAAGSPGLIGADMVKPGAVVLDAGICAVDGGIRGDVQFEAVRKMVSAITPVPGGIGSVTTVLVLKNLLQAMKMQGADGGGE
- a CDS encoding cyclodeaminase/cyclohydrolase family protein, which gives rise to MDYRGWSLGEFLERAGSGDPAPGGGSAAALAGALGAAMASMVAELTYTRARYRDVEPEIRAVLKEAGGLCRELLALAGEDAAAFTRLLETYKMARNTDQEREERRKAIQSALGRAAEVPLEVARAGLGTLRLAERLAAVGSEQALSDAGVAAYLAAASVRSAVMNVLINTRQMEERTVVERLLRETKRLGDQAAEMEKSVERTVIRRLGLVPGGASGE
- the xseB gene encoding exodeoxyribonuclease VII small subunit gives rise to the protein MSGKTFEEALRRLEEIVQLLERGEMPLEEALGLFAEGVELAHACHGMLDSAEQRLEVLARDGRGRSRPANGGGEF